The following proteins are encoded in a genomic region of Thioclava nitratireducens:
- a CDS encoding formate dehydrogenase subunit delta: protein MKPEKLAGMANQIAQFFESQPGDQAHAVADHINANWAPTMRDTFLAAADKLELHPLVKAALPDIRPPSAADRPASRLARPRG from the coding sequence ATGAAGCCTGAGAAACTCGCCGGGATGGCCAATCAGATCGCACAGTTCTTCGAAAGCCAGCCCGGCGATCAGGCGCATGCCGTGGCAGATCACATCAATGCCAATTGGGCGCCCACCATGCGCGACACGTTCCTCGCGGCGGCGGACAAGCTGGAGCTGCACCCGCTGGTGAAAGCGGCCCTGCCGGATATCCGTCCCCCCAGCGCGGCTGATCGCCCGGCGTCACGATTGGCGCGACCGAGAGGGTGA
- the fdhD gene encoding formate dehydrogenase accessory sulfurtransferase FdhD codes for MTATDWEMPSGAVQRLAEEVPVALSFDGVTQAVMMASPADLEDFALGFALSEGLIEDASEITRQELEVTEAGIEARNWLAAPAGARFAERRRATMGPVGCGLCGIEQLEEARRKLAPVLPPAFTMTPEQAAEALETLRDHQPLQDETRAAHASSFWQPGKGIVLTREDVGRHNALDKLIGALIRGEIDPASGALVMTSRLSVDLIQKVATLRIPVIVGPSAPTALAVSEARDAGLTVIARAGRGLALYTAPQEATA; via the coding sequence ATGACGGCGACCGATTGGGAAATGCCCAGCGGCGCTGTGCAGCGCCTTGCCGAGGAAGTGCCCGTGGCGCTGTCTTTCGACGGGGTGACGCAGGCGGTGATGATGGCGAGCCCCGCCGATCTGGAGGATTTCGCACTGGGATTCGCGCTCTCCGAAGGGCTCATCGAGGACGCGTCCGAGATCACCCGGCAGGAGCTCGAAGTGACCGAGGCCGGGATCGAAGCGCGCAACTGGCTGGCAGCTCCCGCAGGCGCCCGGTTTGCCGAACGCCGCCGCGCTACGATGGGGCCGGTGGGCTGCGGGCTCTGCGGGATCGAGCAGCTGGAGGAGGCGCGGCGCAAGCTCGCTCCGGTTCTCCCGCCCGCCTTTACCATGACGCCGGAACAGGCCGCGGAGGCGCTCGAGACCCTGCGTGACCATCAGCCTCTGCAGGACGAAACCCGCGCCGCCCATGCGTCGAGTTTCTGGCAGCCGGGCAAGGGGATCGTGCTGACGCGCGAAGATGTCGGCCGCCACAACGCCCTCGACAAGCTGATCGGGGCGCTTATCCGGGGCGAGATAGACCCGGCGAGCGGCGCGCTGGTGATGACCTCGCGGCTTTCGGTCGACCTGATCCAGAAGGTCGCGACCCTACGTATCCCGGTGATAGTCGGCCCCTCCGCCCCCACCGCTTTGGCGGTGAGCGAGGCGCGGGACGCGGGCCTTACCGTTATTGCACGCGCAGGCCGGGGCCTCGCGCTCTACACCGCGCCGCAGGAGGCCACCGCATGA
- the fdhF gene encoding formate dehydrogenase subunit alpha → MKDFIIPDGVHGPKLSDMGTPAKSGPPVTLVIDGMDVSVPEGTSVMRAAAEAGITVPKLCATDMLDAYGSCRLCVVEIEGMRGTPASCTTPVREGMVVKTQTEQLHRLRRGVMELYISDHPLDCLTCAANGDCELQDMAGAVGLRDVRYTPGENHVETRAADGANPLYIPRDDSNPYFFYDPSKCIVCMRCVRACEEVQGTFALTVDGRGFDARISTGTEDFLNSDCVSCGACVQACPTATLQEKTVDEIGVPERSVVTTCAYCGVGCSFEAQMRGDQLVRMVPWKEGKANRGHSCVKGRFAWGYANHGDRILNPMIRDSITDPWREVSWEEALEFAANGIKRAQAKHGKDSVGVITSSRCTNEETFLVQKLARAVMGTNNTDTCARVCHSPTGYGLKQTFGTSAGTQDFDSVEQVDCAVVIGANPTDGHPVFASRLRKRLRQGAKLIVVDPRRIDLLETPHMGEGHHLPLRPGTNVAVLTAMAHVIVTEGLFDEAFIRERCDWDEWMDYAEFAADPAHSPEAVEELTGVPADALRHAARTYAAAPNGAIYYGLGVTEHSQGSTTVIAIANLAMMTGNIGRPGVGVNPLRGQNNVQGSCDMGSFPHELPGYRHVSDDSVRAVFEAEWGRTLDPEPGLRIPNMLDAAVAGDFKAIYIQGEDILQSDPDTHHVAAGLAAMDCVIVHDLFLNETARYAHVFLPGSTFLEKDGTFTNAERRINPVRKVMAPKAGLADWEATQALANALGAGWSYTHPSEIMAEIGRTTPAFAGVTYDLIDRMGSVQWPCNDAHPQGSPVMHEHGFVRGKGRFIRTAYVATEERTGPRFPLLLTTGRILSQYNVGAQTRRTENSVWHAEDRLEIHPHDAETRGIREGDWVRLTSRAGETSLRATITDRVSPGVVYTTFHHPETQANVVTTDNSDWATNCPEYKVTAVQVGLSNGPSDWQELYTAQTKLTRRVEAAE, encoded by the coding sequence ATGAAGGATTTCATCATCCCCGACGGAGTGCACGGGCCGAAACTCTCCGATATGGGCACGCCTGCCAAATCGGGCCCGCCTGTGACGCTGGTGATTGACGGCATGGATGTGAGCGTGCCCGAGGGCACCTCCGTGATGCGCGCCGCCGCCGAGGCCGGGATCACCGTGCCGAAGCTGTGTGCGACCGATATGCTAGACGCTTACGGCTCGTGCCGTCTTTGCGTGGTCGAGATCGAGGGGATGCGCGGAACGCCTGCGTCGTGCACCACGCCCGTGCGCGAAGGCATGGTCGTGAAAACCCAGACCGAGCAGCTGCACAGGCTGCGTCGCGGGGTGATGGAGCTTTATATCTCCGATCACCCGCTCGACTGTCTGACCTGCGCGGCGAACGGCGATTGCGAATTGCAGGACATGGCAGGGGCCGTCGGCCTGCGCGACGTGCGCTACACGCCGGGCGAGAACCATGTCGAGACGCGCGCGGCGGACGGCGCCAATCCGCTCTATATTCCGCGCGACGATTCCAACCCGTATTTCTTCTACGATCCGTCGAAATGCATCGTCTGCATGCGCTGCGTGCGCGCCTGCGAAGAGGTGCAGGGCACTTTCGCGCTGACCGTGGACGGGCGCGGCTTCGACGCCCGCATCTCGACCGGTACGGAAGATTTCCTGAACTCGGATTGCGTCAGCTGCGGAGCCTGCGTGCAGGCCTGCCCGACCGCGACCCTTCAGGAGAAGACCGTCGACGAGATCGGCGTGCCGGAGCGTTCCGTGGTTACGACCTGCGCCTATTGCGGCGTGGGCTGCTCTTTCGAGGCGCAGATGCGAGGCGACCAGCTGGTGCGCATGGTGCCGTGGAAAGAGGGCAAGGCGAACCGTGGCCATAGCTGCGTGAAGGGCCGTTTCGCCTGGGGCTATGCGAACCATGGCGACCGCATCCTCAACCCGATGATCCGCGACAGCATCACTGACCCGTGGCGCGAAGTGTCGTGGGAAGAGGCGCTGGAATTTGCTGCCAACGGCATCAAGCGCGCGCAGGCCAAGCACGGTAAGGATTCAGTGGGCGTCATCACCTCGTCGCGCTGCACCAATGAGGAGACCTTCCTCGTGCAGAAACTCGCCCGCGCGGTGATGGGCACGAACAACACCGATACCTGCGCCCGGGTCTGCCATTCGCCGACCGGCTACGGGCTGAAGCAGACCTTCGGGACCTCGGCTGGCACGCAGGATTTCGACTCCGTCGAGCAGGTGGATTGCGCCGTGGTCATTGGGGCAAACCCGACCGACGGCCACCCGGTTTTCGCCTCGCGGCTGCGCAAAAGGCTGCGGCAGGGCGCGAAGCTGATCGTCGTGGACCCGCGCCGGATCGATCTGCTGGAGACCCCGCATATGGGCGAGGGGCATCACCTACCGCTACGTCCGGGAACCAATGTCGCGGTGTTGACCGCGATGGCCCATGTGATCGTGACGGAAGGGCTGTTTGACGAGGCGTTCATCCGCGAGCGCTGCGATTGGGACGAATGGATGGATTATGCCGAGTTCGCCGCCGATCCGGCCCATTCTCCCGAGGCGGTCGAAGAGTTGACCGGCGTGCCGGCCGACGCGCTGCGCCACGCCGCGCGGACCTATGCCGCCGCGCCGAACGGGGCGATCTATTACGGGCTGGGCGTGACCGAGCACAGCCAGGGCTCGACCACCGTGATCGCCATTGCCAACCTCGCGATGATGACCGGCAATATCGGACGCCCCGGTGTGGGGGTGAACCCGCTACGGGGGCAGAACAACGTGCAGGGCTCGTGCGATATGGGCTCCTTCCCGCACGAACTGCCGGGCTATCGCCATGTCTCGGACGACTCCGTGCGCGCGGTGTTCGAAGCGGAATGGGGTAGGACGCTCGACCCCGAGCCGGGGCTGCGTATTCCCAATATGCTCGACGCCGCCGTCGCGGGGGACTTCAAGGCGATCTACATTCAGGGTGAGGATATTCTGCAATCCGATCCCGATACCCATCACGTGGCCGCGGGCCTCGCGGCGATGGATTGCGTGATCGTGCATGACCTCTTCCTGAACGAGACCGCGCGCTACGCCCATGTTTTCCTGCCGGGCTCCACCTTCCTCGAGAAGGACGGGACCTTCACCAATGCCGAGCGCCGGATCAACCCGGTGCGCAAGGTCATGGCGCCGAAAGCAGGGCTGGCCGACTGGGAGGCGACGCAGGCGCTGGCCAATGCGCTGGGCGCGGGATGGAGTTACACCCACCCGTCCGAGATCATGGCCGAGATCGGTCGTACGACGCCCGCCTTCGCGGGCGTGACCTACGACTTGATCGACCGTATGGGCTCGGTGCAGTGGCCTTGTAACGATGCGCATCCGCAAGGCTCGCCGGTGATGCATGAACATGGCTTCGTGCGCGGCAAGGGGCGGTTCATCCGCACGGCCTATGTCGCGACCGAGGAGCGCACCGGGCCGCGCTTCCCGCTGCTGCTGACCACCGGGCGCATCCTGTCGCAGTATAACGTGGGCGCGCAGACGCGGCGGACCGAGAATTCCGTCTGGCATGCCGAGGACCGGCTGGAAATTCACCCGCATGATGCCGAGACGCGCGGCATTCGCGAGGGCGACTGGGTCCGGCTCACCAGCCGAGCGGGCGAGACGTCCTTGCGCGCGACGATCACCGATCGGGTCTCGCCCGGCGTCGTCTACACGACCTTCCACCACCCCGAAACGCAGGCGAACGTCGTCACAACCGACAATTCCGACTGGGCGACGAACTGCCCGGAATACAAGGTGACGGCGGTGCAGGTGGGGCTGTCGAACGGGCCGTCGGACTGGCAGGAGCTCTACACCGCGCAGACCAAGTTGACCCGCCGCGTCGAGGCTGCTGAATGA
- a CDS encoding formate dehydrogenase beta subunit has protein sequence MKIWVPCDAAAVACGADEVAAAIASAAGLSGETVEIIRNGARGMIWLEPLVEIERDGVRYGFGPMTPEDVPALFEDGDHPKALGPVEEIPFFAKQTRLTFARCGRTDPLSLADYEAGEGWQGLKRALELSGEQTIEEVITSGLRGRGGAGFPTGIKWKTVAGAEASQKYIVCNADEGDSGSFADRMLMEGDPFCLLEGMAIAGLAVGATKGFIYVRSEYPHAIRTLNAAIKAARAAGIIGDSLMGQGPAFDLEVRVGAGAYICGEETSLLNSLEGKRGMVRAKPPLPALEGAFGKPTVVNNVLSLAAVPWILVHGGAAYAEFGLGRSRGTIPLQIAGNVKHGGLFETGFGMSLGTLVNEIGGGTASGRPFKAVQVGGPLGAYHGPDDFDLPVCYEAFADQGGLVGHAGFVVHDDSADMLALARYAMEFCAVESCGKCTPCRIGAVRGMETLDRVAAGDPAAIELLHELCEVMEKGSLCAMGGFTPFPVRSAIRLFPQEFSLSQEAAE, from the coding sequence ATGAAGATCTGGGTTCCCTGCGATGCCGCTGCCGTAGCCTGTGGCGCCGATGAGGTCGCGGCGGCGATTGCCTCGGCGGCTGGTCTGAGCGGCGAAACGGTCGAGATCATCCGCAACGGCGCGCGCGGGATGATCTGGCTGGAGCCTTTGGTCGAGATCGAGCGCGACGGTGTGCGCTACGGCTTCGGACCGATGACGCCCGAGGACGTACCTGCGCTGTTCGAAGACGGCGATCACCCGAAGGCGCTCGGCCCGGTCGAGGAAATCCCCTTCTTCGCAAAACAGACCCGCCTGACCTTCGCGCGCTGCGGTCGGACCGATCCGCTGTCGCTGGCCGATTATGAGGCGGGCGAGGGCTGGCAGGGTCTCAAGCGTGCGCTGGAACTGAGCGGGGAGCAGACCATCGAAGAGGTCATCACATCGGGGCTGCGCGGTCGTGGAGGTGCGGGCTTCCCGACCGGCATAAAATGGAAGACTGTCGCCGGGGCAGAGGCCTCGCAGAAATATATCGTCTGCAACGCGGACGAAGGCGATAGCGGCTCTTTCGCGGATCGGATGCTGATGGAAGGCGATCCCTTCTGCCTACTCGAGGGCATGGCGATTGCCGGTCTTGCGGTCGGCGCGACCAAGGGCTTCATCTATGTCCGTTCGGAATATCCCCATGCGATCCGCACGCTGAACGCAGCGATCAAGGCAGCGCGCGCGGCCGGGATCATCGGCGACAGCCTGATGGGGCAGGGGCCGGCCTTCGATCTGGAGGTGCGCGTCGGCGCAGGCGCCTATATTTGCGGCGAGGAGACCTCGCTTCTCAATTCGCTCGAAGGAAAGCGCGGGATGGTGCGCGCCAAGCCGCCGCTGCCCGCGCTGGAAGGCGCGTTCGGCAAGCCGACCGTGGTGAACAACGTGCTCTCGCTGGCCGCCGTGCCGTGGATCTTGGTCCACGGCGGCGCTGCCTATGCCGAATTCGGGCTGGGTCGCTCGCGCGGGACGATCCCGCTTCAGATCGCGGGCAACGTCAAACATGGCGGGTTGTTCGAGACCGGCTTCGGGATGTCGCTCGGCACGCTGGTCAACGAGATCGGCGGCGGTACGGCTTCGGGTCGTCCGTTCAAAGCGGTGCAGGTGGGCGGACCGCTGGGCGCCTATCACGGGCCGGACGATTTCGATTTGCCGGTCTGCTACGAGGCTTTCGCCGATCAGGGTGGCCTCGTGGGCCATGCTGGTTTCGTGGTGCATGACGACAGCGCCGACATGCTCGCGCTCGCCCGCTACGCGATGGAGTTCTGCGCCGTCGAGAGCTGCGGGAAATGCACGCCCTGCCGGATCGGCGCGGTGCGCGGCATGGAAACGCTCGACCGCGTGGCAGCGGGCGACCCGGCGGCGATCGAGTTGCTGCACGAGCTATGCGAAGTGATGGAGAAGGGCTCGCTCTGCGCGATGGGGGGCTTCACGCCCTTCCCGGTGCGCTCGGCGATCCGGCTTTTCCCGCAAGAATTCTCGCTCTCACAGGAGGCTGCGGAATGA
- a CDS encoding formate dehydrogenase subunit gamma, which produces MTEDDRLAAILADHAGREGALLPILHDVQAAYGCVPADSYQPIADALRLSRAEVAGVVSFYHDFRDAPAGKHVIKLCRAEACQSMGGTEMIARLERALGMKVGETKGDVTLEAVYCLGLCACAPAAMVGDQLVGRATPERIEALVAEVSA; this is translated from the coding sequence ATGACCGAAGACGACAGGCTCGCCGCGATTCTGGCGGATCATGCGGGGCGCGAAGGTGCGCTGCTGCCCATTCTTCACGATGTGCAGGCCGCTTACGGCTGCGTGCCCGCCGATAGCTATCAGCCGATTGCCGATGCGCTGCGGTTGAGCCGGGCGGAGGTGGCGGGCGTCGTCTCCTTCTATCACGATTTCCGCGATGCGCCCGCGGGCAAGCATGTGATCAAGCTGTGCCGTGCCGAGGCCTGCCAATCGATGGGCGGGACGGAGATGATCGCGCGGCTGGAGCGCGCGCTCGGCATGAAAGTCGGAGAAACGAAGGGAGACGTGACCCTTGAGGCGGTCTACTGCCTCGGGCTGTGTGCCTGCGCGCCCGCCGCGATGGTGGGCGATCAGTTGGTCGGGCGGGCGACGCCCGAGCGGATCGAGGCTCTGGTTGCGGAGGTCTCGGCATGA
- a CDS encoding S49 family peptidase, with amino-acid sequence MSLIQRLPFVKKSPFVAVIRLHGAIGISRPGSPGLSDAAMAPIIERAFSRGKPAAVALMINSPGGSPVQSALIAGRIRRLADEKGIPVHAFVEDVAASGGYWLACAADQIWADPTSVVGSIGVISAGFGLDEFISRHGIQRRVHTAGGSKSFMDPFRPEKDEDVARLNKLLEDMHVSFKEHVESRRGAKLASDRDLFTGDIWTGRQALAEKTGLIDGLAHAVPKLKEIYGEKTRIVPYAPKRSLFRRFGAQIGGEMAAATAGALIDTTEERALWARYGL; translated from the coding sequence ATGAGCCTGATCCAACGCCTCCCCTTCGTCAAGAAATCGCCCTTCGTAGCGGTGATCCGTCTGCACGGTGCCATTGGCATCTCGCGCCCGGGATCGCCCGGCCTGTCGGATGCCGCGATGGCCCCGATCATCGAGCGGGCTTTTTCCCGCGGGAAACCGGCGGCGGTGGCCCTGATGATCAATTCGCCCGGCGGATCGCCCGTGCAATCGGCGCTGATCGCGGGGCGTATCCGCAGGCTCGCGGACGAAAAAGGTATTCCCGTGCATGCCTTCGTCGAAGACGTCGCGGCCTCGGGCGGCTATTGGCTCGCCTGCGCCGCCGACCAGATCTGGGCCGACCCGACTTCGGTCGTGGGCTCGATCGGTGTGATCTCGGCAGGGTTCGGCCTCGACGAGTTCATCAGCCGTCACGGAATCCAACGCCGCGTGCACACGGCGGGCGGCTCGAAAAGTTTCATGGACCCGTTCCGCCCAGAAAAGGACGAGGACGTCGCGCGGCTGAACAAGCTGCTCGAGGACATGCATGTCAGCTTCAAGGAACATGTCGAGTCCCGGCGCGGCGCGAAACTGGCCTCGGATCGCGACCTCTTTACCGGCGATATCTGGACCGGGCGACAAGCGCTGGCCGAGAAGACCGGCCTGATCGACGGTCTGGCCCATGCGGTACCGAAGCTGAAAGAAATCTACGGCGAGAAGACACGCATCGTGCCCTATGCGCCCAAGCGTTCGCTCTTCCGGCGTTTCGGCGCGCAGATCGGCGGCGAGATGGCGGCGGCGACGGCAGGCGCACTTATCGACACGACCGAAGAGCGCGCGCTCTGGGCGCGCTACGGGCTGTAA
- a CDS encoding calcium/sodium antiporter, translating to MIWDFGEIIAGLALLVVAGDLLVKGAVAMSLRLGIPALIVGLTVVAFGTSAPELMVSVAAVLDNAPSIALGNVVGSNIANILLVLGLPAIISAIRTDLHDTRESFVLMMGATILFILVCFMGPIGWAQGLLLLFALSIVLFRQIREARAHRANRGNGSAAETEANEEIESVDPKMPLWRIGLYVLAGLVGLPLGANWLVSGASEIASAMGISDAVIGLTLVALGTSLPELATSITAAMKGRSDLALGNVVGSNIFNLLCIIGVAGLFGDIPVPRQMLQIDLWVMAAASIALAPFIFGNRVITRGVGIAFSVAYLAYMVALFIGGSA from the coding sequence ATGATCTGGGATTTCGGCGAGATCATTGCCGGGCTGGCGTTGCTGGTCGTGGCGGGCGATCTGCTGGTGAAAGGCGCGGTGGCGATGTCGCTGCGCCTTGGGATTCCGGCGCTGATCGTCGGGCTTACTGTCGTGGCCTTCGGCACCTCCGCGCCCGAGCTGATGGTCTCCGTCGCCGCCGTCCTCGACAATGCGCCGAGCATCGCGCTCGGAAACGTCGTGGGCTCGAACATCGCGAATATCCTGCTGGTGCTGGGACTGCCGGCGATCATCTCCGCGATCCGCACCGACCTGCACGACACGCGCGAAAGCTTCGTGCTGATGATGGGCGCGACGATTCTGTTCATTCTCGTCTGTTTCATGGGCCCGATCGGCTGGGCGCAGGGGCTGCTTCTGCTCTTTGCTCTGAGCATCGTCCTGTTCCGGCAGATCCGCGAGGCGCGCGCCCATCGCGCCAATCGCGGCAACGGGAGCGCGGCCGAGACCGAGGCGAATGAAGAGATCGAAAGCGTCGATCCGAAGATGCCGCTCTGGCGGATCGGGCTTTACGTTCTCGCGGGCCTCGTCGGCTTGCCGCTGGGCGCGAACTGGTTGGTCAGCGGCGCCTCGGAGATCGCCAGCGCCATGGGCATCTCGGATGCGGTGATCGGCCTGACGCTGGTGGCGCTCGGCACCTCGCTGCCGGAGCTGGCGACCTCGATCACGGCTGCGATGAAAGGCCGCTCGGACCTCGCGCTCGGCAACGTCGTGGGCTCGAACATCTTCAACCTGCTCTGCATCATCGGCGTTGCGGGGCTGTTCGGCGATATTCCGGTGCCTCGGCAGATGCTGCAGATCGACCTTTGGGTCATGGCAGCCGCCTCGATCGCGCTCGCGCCATTCATCTTCGGCAACCGCGTGATCACCCGCGGCGTCGGTATCGCTTTTTCCGTGGCTTATCTGGCCTATATGGTGGCCCTCTTCATTGGAGGCAGCGCATGA